GAAGGGACCCGTATGGCCGGCAACTGACCCCAGAGCATTTTAACCACATTCCGGCTAGTCTTCTTGACCCGTTGCGTGGGCCTGCGGACAGGAGGTTATATGAACAAGGTTCTGCACATCACCAGCGGTGACATGGCTGGGGACAGCCTGGCACAGGCCGGTCTGGGCGGGGACATCCTGGTCTGGCACGATATCCTTTATGACGGACCACGGGAGCCGGGCTGGCCGGATGAGAAGACCTTTCGTGCCCGGGCCCTGTTTCTGGAGGAATTGACCGCCGGGGGGCTGGGGCGGGAGCACATTCTGGAAACTATGCGCAACCAGTACCGGCAGCTGGCAACCGCTGGTTCCTATGAACGGATCGTTCTCTGGTTCGATGCCTGCCTTTTTGACCAATCCATGCTGGCCCATGTGCTGACTTGCCTGGCTCATCAGGGTCTCCATCAGGTGGACCTGCTGTGCATCGATGCATTTCCCGGTATCGAGCCCTTCAACGGCCTTGGCCAATTGCAGCCGGGACAGCTGGCCTCTCTCTACCGGGACCGTGGTCCGGTCAGCACTGAGCAATTTGCCTTTGCCGCTGCTGTGGACCGGGCTTTTGCAAGGCAGGATAAAGCTTTGTTCAGGGATTTGGCTGCCATGAGCGCGCCGCCTTTGCCCTGGGTTCCGGCTGCGGTTAAGCGCTGGCTGCAGGAACAGCCCGACCCGGCAACCGGGTTGGGGCGGTTGGAAAGCCTTGCCCTTGCAGCGATCCGCAGCGGCTGTAACACTCCGGGGGATATTTTTGCGGCTGTCGCTGCCGCGGATGGACCACCGCAGTACTGGGGTGACATCACCCTGTGGGGCAAACTCAACGGCCTCGCTGACCGTGTCCCTCCGCTCGTTACCATGAGCGGACCCTTGGCTCGTCTGCCGCAGTGGGAGAGCCCTGTGCCGCTCAGTGAGTTCAGGATCTCAGTTTGTTGAGCCGTCGAAGGCAAAAAAATCAACGGCAGCTCTCCCCAGTCAGATCTGTGTGAGAAACGGGTGTTATAATCCAGAAACGAATCAACCGGACCGACGGGTTGCAATTCCGGCCAGGATTTCGGCTATTGACATGAGAATAATGCATTAATCTGTTTCGATTTTTCAACCGGGGGGGATGGGATTAGGTCAGCAAATCTTGTGCTCGATGTTGCGAGCATTTGCCAGTCAAAAAAAGCCTGGGTTCAGACCTGGTGCTCCTCCCGATTTTTGTCAGCGCTGTAATCGAATGGTCAGTCGGTATGACTTGTTACCTGCTCCATCTGGCTTTCCGGAGAAAAATGATCAGGTACTGCCCCGGGGTCGACTCGCTGACGGGTCTTTACTCAGCGGGTAGGCCGAAGGCGAACACCAGCAGGCAGAGCAGGGCGATAACGGGAAACAGGATCAATTTGACCGAGCGCTGCGGAACACTGTGGTCCTGGATCACAACCAGAACCGCAACCAGGCTCTGGAGGAAATAGAATAGAGCAAAGGCGCGGGAGGCATAGGCGATAATGCTGTTGACATCGGTCTCCCAGGTCAGGGTTACGGTGATGATGAGAATGATCAGGTACGCATAGCGGACCGGCAGTTTGTGGTGGGTTACGTCCTCCAGCAGGCCGCCGGCGCCTAAATTGTCGGCAACCGCGGCACTGAACTGGCTGCCGATGGCCGCAATGGCGAGTAGCACGGGGAGCACCGCGGCAACCGGGCGGGTCAGGTTAATAATGGCCGTGACATCGGCATTGAGGCCACTATGAAAGAGCACGGTCATCAGGGCGATAAAAACCAGGTAAATGACGCTGGAGATCAGCTGGGCGGCCCGCATGGTGCGAATCCGTAGTTCTGGGCCGTGTTCATCGCCCAGATAACGGGAGGTCTCAAAGCCCTGGACAACGATCAGCAGACCGAGCAGGATCCTGGTGTCGTGCAGGTTGATGGTTGTGGGAATGGCGGGAATCTGCCAGGCTCCTCCGCTTAGCAGCTTAATGTTGTAGATGCCCAGGGCAACCAGCAGCGCGGCGATCATTCCCAGGTTCAGGCTGACCGCATAGCTCTCGAGTTTTTCCAGTTTGCCAAGGCCGCGCCACATGCCGATGCCGCCGATAGTCAGGAGCAGGGTTGTCGTTATCAGATTGGCTATGGTGGGGTCAGGCTTGTTGATCAGACTTAATAGAAAAGCGGCCAGAAGCTGCAGGTAATAGGCTACGGAAATAAAATAGGCCCCGGCCAGGACCACCCGAGCCAGAAAAGCGATGTCCTGGGCTGCACCATGGCCGTTGTTTTCGATGGGCTCGAAATGGCGGATGTTGAAACGGATGATGTGGCCCACCCCGTAAGCGAGCAGCAGCAGGGCGGCCATGCAGAAGAATGCCAGGTAGCCGACCGTGCCGGCCAATAGCGGGGCGCTGATCAGAAAGCCGCTGCCCATGATTGAAGCCAGCGGGGTGACGGTTGCCTGCCAACTGGCCGATGAGCCCAGGCGTTTCGAAAAGGCCAGATAGCTGGCGACGGTCACGGTCACGATGAGAATAAGGACATTCAGCACGGTATTGTCCGGATTGGTTGAGCGATATCTGCAGCAATGGCTCCAGAAACAGGTTAATTCTGCTTTATACTAACATAACTCCAGGGGAATCTGCCGAGCAGGAAAGAACGCAATGGTAAATTTAATAGATTTAATTTAAAAAACCGATCAAATGTTTGACAATATTGTTTTTTTACGGCATCTTCAAGATGTTTGTAACATGTTAGTTCAATGTGATGGCAAA
This genomic window from Pelobacter seleniigenes DSM 18267 contains:
- a CDS encoding DUF1835 domain-containing protein; its protein translation is MNKVLHITSGDMAGDSLAQAGLGGDILVWHDILYDGPREPGWPDEKTFRARALFLEELTAGGLGREHILETMRNQYRQLATAGSYERIVLWFDACLFDQSMLAHVLTCLAHQGLHQVDLLCIDAFPGIEPFNGLGQLQPGQLASLYRDRGPVSTEQFAFAAAVDRAFARQDKALFRDLAAMSAPPLPWVPAAVKRWLQEQPDPATGLGRLESLALAAIRSGCNTPGDIFAAVAAADGPPQYWGDITLWGKLNGLADRVPPLVTMSGPLARLPQWESPVPLSEFRISVC